The Sander lucioperca isolate FBNREF2018 chromosome 4, SLUC_FBN_1.2, whole genome shotgun sequence DNA segment ACGTCGTGGAgacgtatgtgtgcttactgggaGCTTATACATCTTGAATTCAATCGAGTACTATCAAAAACATAATTGCTGGATTATTTTGACTATAATAAATAATCAGATGAAACATAGTATACTGTTGATCACAGATTACTTTGGGCCAAAGTTACCAAAGACATTTGTttagaaaccatttaaaaatgtacaaaacacCTGTTTGGGTCAAAAGTGAGAGATTTTATCTGTCActttggaaaaagagagagactctgAGAAAAGGTTCGCATAGTAGGCAGCTTCACACTTAAGCACTGCGAACAGTTAATTTAGGAGGGTGAGGAGAGAGCGGTGTGCTTCACTAGTCCTAAATAGTATTCTGCCCAGTCAATATCAACAAAGTCGCTGTAATTCCCTGTGCCCTGTTGCaggtcctctctctctctttctcgctctctgAAAATGGCTCAGTCAGTTCTCGACACCATGCCCGGAGCCGCGACGGGAACCGTGCTGCTCACAGATCCTCTGAATTTCTGGGATGGGAAGCGAGTGAAGCCCAGGCAGGAGAAAAACGCAGAGCCCGTGTTTGAACCTGCAACTGGTAAATACAGCACACCAATGTTATGCAGCCTAAATTATGCTTCATATCTTAACTCataataaatgacattacaTTTGTGAAAAAGAGTTAAAGCCCATgcagtttaacccttgtgttgtcttcccgttaaCCATGAAAATAACACTAGTTTCTTTcaggtttttttaaattaggtaCGTTGgtgtttttcaacgtttttcactttttttcaacatttttattgctttttctgacgtttagTCACATTTTTCCAACgtgtcactgttttttttttttttttttttttacgtttttttaattttctttttaaattttttttttttaattgagcaCATAACAAGTATACAGCCACAAGTGTATACAATACAAACTGGTCAAGTACGCCAGGGGAgatacaaaaaagaaagaaaacaactcAATTTACATAATGCATTTGTAAAGTACAAATAGAGCGTGTGTTCTAACAGCCTTATTACTGCAACAGGATATAGTAGAAATATAGTGTTTTAATGTGAATGGACAGCTCTATGAAGTTAGGTGTTTTACTTTGGAATTTGGACTTATGGATGTAAAATTTGGTCAATATTAAAATCAGGCCGACTTGTCACTTTTACAATGTTTAGGGCGCTCTTTTTGACGTTTCTTTAGTGCTTTTTCATAGTTTTGACATTACTTTTCATCGGTATTTGTCGCTTTTCCCAAcgttttgtcatttatttatttttaacatttccGGCGCTTATTTCGACATCCCATATTGTCTGATATACCGCATGGTCACTTCGAGGACATGCTGTTGTGTAACGTAAATCCTCCCATCTCTACTTCTTCTTTGTTGGGGTGGAGTTGAATGCATTTACATTGAGAAATCTGAAAACAAGGGTTTCCATTtgttacagtacagtaaataaCTCCCCCCATGCTTTAATTATTGTGTTTTGTCTTGGAGCTTAGTATAggcctattttttttatagaaaagTAGCGCACACCAAGTGCTGTCTTGAGGTGCTGATCACTGGAAATAGACTTGAAAGTATGAAGTGTTGCACACTCTGGCTCCATatgcattttattattattattattattattattattattattattattattattattgagtgAATGAGCCCGTACATGGGTTGCATGCTCCACGAGGTAGCTACCAAGGCGCTCCCAGGCTCCATCAGGCCAAATGTATTTCAAACCAGTGCAACacatttttcttactttcttgTCTTGGAGCTCAGCCACACTGTAATCTGTTTATGTTCATGTGTAGGCCGTGTCCTCTGTCAGATGGTACCCTGTGGCGCTGAGGAGGTGGAGGAAGCCATAGAGAGCGCCCACGCTGCCTACTTAAAATGGAGCAAGATGGCAGGCATGGAGAGGGCTCGGGTGATGTTAGAGGCTGCCCGCATTATCAGGGTGAGATGGTGAAGCTGTGTCACCAAAACCTTCTAGTCTGGAAACCAGCCAGTCTGATTTCAGTGTTGCGTAACATAAATTGGAGCAGACTGTTGCAAGTATGCAGACACTAGTTattcattaaaaacacaaacatgccgCCCACCACACCCCATTTACTGCTGGCCTACATTTGCACAAAATAAaccttttgtgtgtctgtgtggcttCTTCGATGTCACGCGGCTTATGATTTTAACCTTAATTTGTCAGTTATTGTATAATAccctatatacatgtataacAGCAAAGTGTCTTTTAAAAAGTTTTGTTAAAGTTTGCatttacgatttttttttttttcttcttcttcttgttcttcttgtgttttcaataaaaatagGAAAGAAGGGAGAAGATTGCAAAGTTAGAAACAATCAACAATGGCAAGTCCATCACTGAAACACTGGTGGATATTGATATATCCTGGCAGACCATTGAGTACTATGCTGGCCTGGCTGGTACACTTGCAGGTGGGTGCAttcacacctttttttttttttttttttagtttttgtcaaAAAGTGTGATTTCCAAAAGCTCCAAaactttgtgttgtgttgttttttaaagttgCGTTGTGTTTCATTCATCGAAGGCCAGCACGTCCAGCTGCCTGGTGGATCATTTGCGTACACGCGGAGGGAGccccttggtgtgtgtgtaggaatCGGTGCGTTTAATTACCCCTTCCAGATCGCTGCATGGAAATCTGCTCCTGCTATGGCATGTGGTGAGTGTGTAACAGTGTGGATTTCCACGTTATTGTAAGATTTGAGATCATTCTTTCCGCCTGTTTGTCCAGAGTCATGTGTCTCTTGTTTATCCTCAACATTCACAGCTGTGTAGACCATAACTTTCCGTGTTAAAATCCCATTGTGTTTAGGTAATGCCATTGTATTTAAGCCCTCCCCAATGACTCCTGTGACTGCCGTGGTTCTGGCTGAGATCTACAAAGAGGCAGGAGTACCCGATGGGCTCTTCTGTGTGGTTCAAGGTGGAGCAGACACTGGCACCTTGCTCTGCCATCACCCAAAGGTGGCCAAAGTCTCTTTCACTGGCAGTGTGGCAACCGGCAAAAAGGTACAGTGCTATGAattttaacatgtttatttaaCTAAACTGAAGAGAACAAGTGTGCCATACAAGCAACAGTCAGAGTGGACAGCATACGAATTGATTCCTAAACAAAATGGTCCAACTATTTTAAAGGATGCACATGCCAGTGTTTTTGCCTGTTTTAACCCAACTTGGAAAGACTAAACAACTGCTTGATGAACCCTTGTGAAAAAAGAATTTCTCTCGGGTCCAATTCAGTGGCTAGTTCAGATGAATTTTATCCACTGCGCTGTGGAGAAAGGAGCTCACAAGAAGCTGTaggattctctctgaccacaaTGATCTCCTGGCCAGGGTTTTATACAACGTTTACAGGAAACAACAGAATAAACAAAAAGCTGAGAAGACCTTCAACTCACAAGTCTGTCTTAAGTAGATTTGCATAGACTCAATACCATGTATTCCAACTAATTAAAAGTGCTTTGATTAGTTAAGGTGTGAATCTCTGTTGTTTGAGCCAACCTGGGCTTCAAACAAAAGGTCTCACTCAGTGAtcaaaaatgaaatgttaacACTAAAGGGGCATTCGATCCGGCGATTTTCCGCAGGCTGGTtcggggtgggggtggggggtgggagtgGGAGAGTGTCGatgaaacggcccatttgtgtgacgtcctgttgtgtgacgtcctatatgtgtatatagcgagtgctttgttgttgcaggaaacattcagctattacacaaactcccgggcagttcagtgcttgtgtttcgtttTTTTTCCTAGACTGCATTTGTTATTGTTAGAGGAAGTGATGTAGATGTGAGTTTagcttattttgaaaagtttgcACTGAATAactgcataataataataataataataataataataataataataataataataataataataataataataataataataattaatacaaCAATTGATGTAGATATGTAGCGCAAGATTGATTCCTTAAACCTTTCAAGACAATGCATAATTGTTATATCCTAGTCAAATGAATGGAAACCAGTGGATATCTGGGAAGAAGGAAAACCCTGTtcaaaagtataaaaaataGTGGCAGTGGACAATGTAATGCATTGATGTTAAGTTGTTCTCTTAAAGCAAGCTCTTTAACTGCTCTACAAAGCCCATTGTTAATGCCCGGTGGGTTCTCCTTGTCCTCAGGTCATGGAAATGTCTGCAAAGGGGGTGAAGCAGGTGACTCTGGAGCTTGGAGGGAAATCTCCCCTCCTGATCTTCAAAGACTGTGAGCTGGAAAACGCAGTGAAGGGAGCACTCATGGCAAACTTCCTGACACAGGGACAGGTGAGGCAGTTGTATTATTTATCCATTGTgttgtagggctgtgcaattaatcaaattttaatcgcAATTGagattttggctcctaatgaTCGTAAAAACAAtgatttacacaaaataaatatttgcccttttacgttttgcaagtagtCTTATTTTGTCTGGTGTTCtgaatggggggaaaaaaaacaaccgttttttaattatttcatttttttatttaagttaaaaaaacaaatgcaacatcttttcaaaagtcaatgagtaatcatgttaaataattgtgatttcaatattgaccaaaataattgtgattacgatttattttttatttttttcgggAGCAGGCCTATATGTTTATGATGTCAAGCTCGCCCTGAACAAATCCTTTCTTTGTCAGCTCTTGACAGCTTAAACATTTCTGTTTGCATTGGATAGGTTTGCTGCAATGGGACCAGAGTGTATGTGCAAAGAGAGATCATGCCCCAGTTCCTGGAAGAAGTGGTGAAGAGGACCAAGGCCATCTCTGTGGGGGACCCCCTGTTGGACGGCACCCGCATGGGAGCGCTGATCAGCAAGCCCCAACTGGAGAAAGTGCTGGGCTTTGTCAATCAGGCCAAGAAAGAGGTGCGTTTTATAACCCTTGGATGATTAGATTGGAGTAACCTTTAATTGAGCAAATGTGGAGATTGATCTGAAGGTTAGTCAGCTGTGATAGCACCACTAGTACTTTCACTAGATTTCAAAGCAGTTCATTCTGGAGAGACttcattaaagggtaactaccgcttttttcaaccctattttcctatgtttttgtgtctaagtgactgatgagagagagagagagagagagagagattatgaAGTTTCATTCTACTTATTAGTTCTCAGTtatgtgacgtgtgtgtgttttccagggAGCCAAAGTGCTTTGTGGAGGAGAGCCGTTTGTCCCCAGTGACCCCAAATTGAAAGGGGGCTACTTCATGTCACCCTGTGTACTCGGTAGGATGTCTTGATTTCTTGTAACACTCTAGAGCTAAGCAAAgatgaatcaattagttgtcaactattaaattaatcaccaaccatttttttttataatcgaTTTAATCGGTttgatcattttttatttttttatgaagaaaaaaaaagtaagaattcTCTGATTTaatcttcttaaatgtgaatattttctagtttcttcactcctctgtgacagtgaactgaatatcGCTGAGCttgggacaaaacaagacatttgaggacgtcgtcttgggctttgggaaacactgatccacatttttcacaattttctgacattttataaactaaacaACTAATCGAGAATATAATCGACAAtaaaaataagctaaagtcTGTTTTTACTCCGCGCGTCCCAGTATGCACCATATGTTACATCCAGTCCCTTCTCCTGGCACAGATAACTGCAGAGATGACATGACCTGTGTGAAGGAGGAGATTTTCGGCCCAGTCATGTCTGTGCTGCCCTTCGACACGGAGGAAGAAGTGATCCAAAGGGCCAACAACACCACCTTTGGACTGGCCTCTGGAGTCTTCACCAGGTCAGAGTCCACCCAGGGGACACTCGAGTTTGTCATGACTCAGCAGTCTGTTGCAATTACTGATTAACAATGCTGACACTTTGCTCTGGAAGATAACGAGGTTGTTGCATTCTATTGGCTGCTGTTCAGAGTTTCCACAAAGCAGCATGTTGCAATTACCAAGTGGAATTCATTGCACAATAGTATTCTCTGTGTGTAGAGGGCAGATGAAGCTGTGTGATGAAGTTGCATAAAGACTGttgactagggctgggtatcaccaATAGTTTCCTGATTCAtttcgattacattttcgattctaTATCAATTAGGCTAAGGAAActtcagttacaataccaatttatcttggatataaaagattctcagagaactaatACTgcaaattgtacaagcaagaatcAACGCTCAAATATGTTTTCATAATGCACCAGGTTGATTAAGAATTGACCCCcaagaagtacatttttaaagttcttttttacttatacatccatggtgaaaaggcatttattaaaagattgatttctggattttatgaGTCGCTATCACTCAAAGAAAGAttgattttaattggagaattaTTTTAACCCGGCCCTATTACTGacacttatttttattttttttgtgcttaAAATCTGAAGTTGGTTCCTTTCCTCATTCTTGCAGGGACATTTCTCGAGCCCATCGTGTGGCTGAGAAAATGGAGGCAGGGACCTGCTTCATCAACAACTACAACATCAGCCCCGTGGAAGTGCCATTTGGAGGATACAAGATGTCAGGTAGGGACGATTCTCGATTGCTAAGACACATGTCGTGAAACCCTCACCCATTTTCTCAACACTGTACACATAAAACCAAATTCTCAAACTATATTCACAAAA contains these protein-coding regions:
- the LOC116039685 gene encoding 4-trimethylaminobutyraldehyde dehydrogenase, with translation MAQSVLDTMPGAATGTVLLTDPLNFWDGKRVKPRQEKNAEPVFEPATGRVLCQMVPCGAEEVEEAIESAHAAYLKWSKMAGMERARVMLEAARIIRERREKIAKLETINNGKSITETLVDIDISWQTIEYYAGLAGTLAGQHVQLPGGSFAYTRREPLGVCVGIGAFNYPFQIAAWKSAPAMACGNAIVFKPSPMTPVTAVVLAEIYKEAGVPDGLFCVVQGGADTGTLLCHHPKVAKVSFTGSVATGKKVMEMSAKGVKQVTLELGGKSPLLIFKDCELENAVKGALMANFLTQGQVCCNGTRVYVQREIMPQFLEEVVKRTKAISVGDPLLDGTRMGALISKPQLEKVLGFVNQAKKEGAKVLCGGEPFVPSDPKLKGGYFMSPCVLDNCRDDMTCVKEEIFGPVMSVLPFDTEEEVIQRANNTTFGLASGVFTRDISRAHRVAEKMEAGTCFINNYNISPVEVPFGGYKMSGFGRENGQVTIEYYSQLKTVVVEMGDVDNYF